In Meleagris gallopavo isolate NT-WF06-2002-E0010 breed Aviagen turkey brand Nicholas breeding stock unplaced genomic scaffold, Turkey_5.1 ChrUn_random_7180001936591, whole genome shotgun sequence, the following are encoded in one genomic region:
- the LOC104916733 gene encoding progranulin-like, translated as LSLAHRCPHVLTVTPLPAALRRVTCPDNSSACPDSATCCQLPSGRYGCCPLQNAVCCGDGWHCCPQGTTCDLQRSMCTSGRDVAHVGDVKCDDEMSCPDGNTCCRLSSGQWGCCPLEQAVCCPDHIHCCPQGYTCDPQGGT; from the exons ccCTGTCTCTGGCCCACCGCTGTCCCCACGTGCTGACGGTGACGCCGCTCCCCGCAGCGCTGCGCCGGGTGACATGTCCCGACAACAGCTCCGCGTGTCCCGACAGCGCCACGTGCTGCCAGCTGCCATCGGGGCGGTACGGCTGCTGTCCCCTACAGAAC GCGGTGTGCTGCGGCGATGGGTGGCACTGCTGTCCCCAAGGCACCACGTGTGACCTGCAGCGCTCCATGTGCACCTCGGGGCGGGACGTGGCGCACG TTGGTGACGTGAAGTGTGACGATGAGATGAGCTGCCCTGACGGGAACAcgtgctgcaggctgagctccGGGCAGTGGGGGTGCTGCCCCCTGGAACAG GCCGTGTGCTGCCCCGACCACATCCACTGCTGCCCCCAGGGCTACACCTGCGACCCCCAGGGGGGGAC